In a genomic window of Anoplopoma fimbria isolate UVic2021 breed Golden Eagle Sablefish chromosome 6, Afim_UVic_2022, whole genome shotgun sequence:
- the mea1 gene encoding LOW QUALITY PROTEIN: male-enhanced antigen 1 (The sequence of the model RefSeq protein was modified relative to this genomic sequence to represent the inferred CDS: deleted 2 bases in 1 codon) — MEVWSSAMGPERVLPNSEDELGEDERPADGALLPVWRGGRERVRRTRWGRRGEMELDGEEEEEEVNSGGYYYQPLNQEPDGANGRAAGEEGEDGPPPPEQVQQVQQRIQVLGLHLPEAPPADSDDEEEDPDGAAALRSRASIPMDDDHVELVKRTMAAVALPSLGVPSWATEISDDQWKDMVQNTLESRQSSAALRLPRRNNINGP; from the exons atgGAAGTGTGGAGCTCAGCGATGGGACCGGAGAGAGTCTTACCGAACTCTGAGGACGAGCTGGGGGAGGACGAGCGTCCGGCCGACGGAGCTCTGCTGCCggtgtggaggggggggagggagcgggtgaggaggacgaggtgggggaggaggggggagatgGAGCtggacggagaggaggaggaggaggaggtgaacagTGGAGGATATTATTATCAACCTCTGAACCAGGAGCCTGACGGGGCCAATGGC CGAGCAgccggggaggagggggaggacggcccccccccccctgagCAGGTGCAGCAGGTGCAGCAGAGGATACAG GTGTTGGGTCTCCACCTCCCTGAAGCTCCGCCTGCAGAcagtgatgatgaggaggaggacccTGACGGGGCGGCGGCCTTGAGGAGCCGAGCCTCCATCCCCATGGACGACG ACCACGTGGAGCTGGTGAAGAGGACGATGGCGGCCGTGGCGTTGCCGTCTCTCGGCGTTCCGTCCTGGGCCACTGAGATCTCTGATGACCAGTGGAAGGACATGgtccagaacacgctggagagccGGCAGAGCTCGGCCGCTCTGCGCCTGCCCCGCAGGAACAACATCAACGGACCCTGA